The sequence below is a genomic window from Lolium perenne isolate Kyuss_39 chromosome 7, Kyuss_2.0, whole genome shotgun sequence.
CATTATATGTTCCATCTGTTTCTCTATCACACAAGAAACGCTATGGCTAATGTTAGTTTTTGCATCTTCTTAAAGAGAGCCTGATCGTTAATGTTTTTCCATGCTTCTTAAGCTAGCCTTGAGCAGAGTTTGTTAAAAGTTCTTACTGTACTGAAAAATGCAACTTGATACATTTTTCTTATTTGCTAGCATCATGTTCTACTTCATACCCAGTCTGTCATGCAATTATCCAAGTCTCAAGCATAATAATTAAGTCACATCTCAGAAGGATGGCTTAAAATTGGTTTTGTTTCTGTAGGAAGCTCGAGTCCCTTTACAGATATGTGTTTCCCAGAAAAGCAGCAACTTACTTGATGAAGAAGGTCAGTAATGTGAATGCAATAATTTGCGTTGCACTTAAACCACTCTGTGTTACTTCTCTGCTGATTTTCAAAAGTATGTTGTTGATTAAACTATTTTTCTATTAAGTATTATGACTCATTCACTGAAGCATGCGTGCTTACTCTCTAGAGTTACGGACTTCGCTTGATCCTTGATGTAATATCTGGTGCATATTTTTCTATCAAACTAAAAGCAATACATTAAATCTGCAGGGGTGCTATCTATTTTTTTTTGCCAAGGTCGAAAATAATTACGGGTATACGTAACTACCATCATATTCTCAATGATGAAGCCCTTTTTTGCATACACACCGTCTTCTCTATGCATTAATGAATCATATAGTCTGTATTGCTACATCCACTCCTCAGAGTTCTTGCTGTGATTGTTAGCCATAATGATCCTTTCAAAGTTTTCATACAGCTTCACATCTTTGTTCTGTTGGTACGACTTTTTTGTGCTTTGTGTGAAAAATGATGTCATAACACCTTGTCCTTAGTGGCACACAAGTGATTTTGTGCAACACGGACACTCTTTAAGTCAATTCCAGTTCCACCGGGGTCCCTCTAGGTGGATGAATTCCAGTGGTTGCCTCTTTTAGGAAAATACTTGTAGCTTTCTATTTTTCATGAAAATCTACATACACGACAGGCTTTTTAAATAACTACTGGAGACTGACAACACACTCCTCAATTAACATGGAGATTCGAAACAACAAAGGATTGCTGCAGACACAAATCTAGTAATACTAAAGTATTTACTACCATGTTATCATCAGCAATGCTAAACTGTTTGCATATCTCAGGGAGTTTCCCACTCTCAGTTGAGCAACTGAGCATATTTTGGAGGGAAAAAGATGAAGATTCGGAATGGGTGAGTCCTTATTTAGCTTCTAACCCATTTCTCAGATTCATGACACGTAATTATGTTTTATCTGTTTCTTACACGTTTCTTGTATGAGTTTGTTTCTATGGGGATGTCTTGTATGATTTGTCCATAGTCATCTGTATCAGTACTCAGCAGATCTGTATTTGGTAGTTTTATCAACTGATGAAAATGTTAGTAGGAACTGAACTGTTCTCCAACATTTGATATTTTTCATCTATGTGTAGCCAGCAATTTATTGACTAAATCATGTTAATCAGTGATATCCATGATTGCTGATTGAACCCATGCGGACCTATATCCTCTTATTGCAGATCAGAGCAAATGATAATACTGAtctagaagaaggatatgatagttCGAAAGATGAAGTTTCATCGGTTTCCTCATACAACCCTTCCAAATCAAATACGGAATTCCCCCTCAGGAACTCAACATCCACACACTCGCTGTCATCACGTCTCTCCACCAATGAAGCATTGTATTCTCAGGGAGAGGGCTCCACTTTCCCATCATATAGTGCCATTCCTCGATTGTCAGTGTCCGAGATTTCAGACGATCATGGTGGAGGTAAAGAGTGAACCTTATAGTTATTGTGGGGTTGTGCGAGAGCTGCAATACTCACAAGGAAATACCACCTTCAAAATGCTGTCATCTTTCGTTCTATAGGATTTATCTTCTTCCTTGCGTCtacttttttttttacttttcgtTTAACAAGGACTTTTCTAGTGATCCTCACCTTTTCAAATAAAACTTTTTTTTGAGGTATCTCCTCATGTTTTTTAACCAGATTTATTCTCCTTCCATTTCACAATGAAATAACAAGTGTTATATTAGTCCAGTTTCCATGAGAATGCTACCTATTTGTCTTTTCCATAAAAGAGTCAGGGTTCTGTATGAACAAATTTTATGAGCATGTGTAAATGTCTTATGTTAAATATATTATTATATCAGATGGCCTTATACTTTCACTGTGGGTGTTTAATGAAGTAATTGGTACAAACAGGAATGGTGTCACCTCTAAGGAAGCTAGATCATCTGCATTTAGATCACCCTCCACCAAACGGTCAAAGGTTTTCTTTAGATTCCGATAGACCAAAAGATGATGTTGGACTCCCTCTCACACCAAAACATGTTGAACCGTCTGGATGTAAGCCACCATGCCTTTTAGTTTATCACTTCTCCTGTTGTAAATTTATATGCTGTGTGACCAAAGTCGGTTTCCAATGCTTAGTTGCCATTCCAATGTTTTGCAGCAGAAGGCTTTATGAGAGGAAGATCATACAATATACGAATAGATGATCAAGTCTTGCTTCGTTTCTCACCGAAGAATTCTGACTCAACTTATTACTTTGGTGATATGGTATTCTAATTAGCCTTATTATATTATGCTTGTTACTGGTTTACTGTTTTATTGTTGATGaagttaattttctgagtttactGGTTGCAGATTGGTGGAGCACTCACTTTTTTCCATGGAACTGGAATACGTAGATGCCTAGAGGTAAAATACCAAGCTTCATGAATTATTATGTATTGaattgggattaactagttatggTGCTTCACAGGTATCTGTAACCTTGGAAACATCAGAGACAATTAATCCTCGTGTAATACATCCTTCAAGAAGGGTCTCACCCACAATAACCAAGGTATCCTTTCTGCAACTACAGGGGTATCTGCCATTTGTGCATGGAGTCTGATTAGTACATTGTACCTGGTGTTATTTGCTGGAATTAATTTTGATGTGTGCCATTCCGAAGTACCTTATCTTGATAAATAGTACTATGAAGTTCCGCCTTCAATAGATTGCACTGCAAAATCACTGTATTCAAAAATGCTGCCGGCCTTCTTATTTCACATGTTTTGGATGCAAACACCCTCATCTTTTATTGTGGTGTTGGCCGATGTGGGCAAATCTAACTAAGGGGTTACCCTCATGCGGTTCATTGTAGCTGGAGCTGGTCTGCTACCATCATCCTCTTCTGCTACACAAAGTTGTTAAACGCATGGACAGGGTGAAGTTGCCATCTTCACCTTGAATCCAAAGTTGGACGCAGCATGAATCGCACCATATCTGCGATGTAATTGAGCTGCCACCTCCATGAATTGATTATTTACTGGGCAGGAGCTTGCAGATGTGGTCATCCTTTTACATCCCCACCACTAGACATGAACATCCGCTATCTTCCtggtattttttttttgaaaggggggcaaaagctttgccccaatccattaattaagaagagaaTTGCCCAGTTAATTACCGGGAAACTGGATGGAAAGACCGTTacaacgacaccaccaacaaccaCAAACACCAGCAACACCTACAACACAAGAGACTACTCCCAACCCAAGCAACTCCTACAACTATAAAAATTACAGAGAAAATACATCCATCAACCAACTGCGGCCTCCTTTCTTGTGGCACCACTTTTCCTGCTTCTGCTTCTGAGGTACTCTATCACCTTCTGGATTTTGCCACTCGAAGACTTATCCTCTAGGAGGCGAGCAATCTCCTTGCTAGATCCGGGGCTACGCCTCCAACCTGGCAAGAAGGTCACCAAGCTCCTTAGCAAAGAGCGCATCAGAGTTAGGTGCCAAAGCGCTTGACTCGATGACCTTATCGCCACAACGGCTTGCCTCCACCGGTGGTGGTGTGGAAGCCACCTCCGAAGTCACAAGCGAGTCCACCTGCAAGTGAACCATCGATAGAGGAGGGGAGAGGCCCTCACACAGCTCCTGCAGGTCGGGCATGATCTGGATCACATCGATGTCCTCGCACTTAGAGCCTAGGCACATCAGGTTGGGGCGACGGGGAGGCCCGAGGGGAGAAACAACCAAAGAAGCATTCCTCCCCAACCATATCTGTCTCCACATGGGCCGTGTCATCAATGGCTTCATCACCAGCCTTTGACGCCACCGCAGCGACTACATCATCATCAACAACCACAGGCGACTCCTGCTCAGAGGACTCATGCCTAGAGGACTCACATGAAGCAAACAAGTCTGCATGCTCCACAGACTCGGTAACACGCACCAGTAAAAGCTTCAATTTAGTCATCTCATCACGCAAAGGACGAGCCACATCTTCGACGCGGGCATTGACAAGCTGAACAAGCTCTGTGTGCAGCAAGGCAAACTGGGAATGCAAAGCAGAGTCCAAACTGATGTTGGTGTTAAAATCTTTGCAACACCGAGAAGGGGACCTAGGCGGCACCACCACACTCAACGACGAGCGGCCGACCACCTCAGCCCAACTACGGGTTAGCGAAGGGGACCTAGGCTTCCTGGTAATTATCACTCGTCTGCTCAGGTGGCTTTTTGGAGCAGGCTGTTGTGCTCGCAGGCCCGCCAGCCAGCATTCAAGGCTCAACCTCCTCGGTGTGGTTGCTGATGTTTGGTGCTCTCTGAACCAAATGCCACCAGGAGCTGCCTGAGGTTGGATGTGCCCATTGGTAGGTGTGAAAGCATAACCTGCCATGGATGAAAGAGAGTTAGTAAAAGGAAGAAGGAATGGTATTATTGTCCACGATTAGTGGAACATGTAGCCTGATGATACCTTTCCTAATTTATCGACTTTGTAGTGGCACTTTTCACAGCCGTCACTTTGTTTTTTAATATtgagaaaatataaaaggaaaatGGGCTAATGACGTCAAACATTCACATGATAATTCATGCCCTAATGATCAAGACATAATTTAATAAGAACTctttttattttactttatggtGATGACAACAATAAACATATCCCAACAATATCAGATGTCATGAGTCTTACTAGCTTATTATTCAAGTAGCTTGGTCTATTTGAATATTGACTTCTATCTGTAGAACACCAATACCTGTTTTATTTTGTGATCCAACGTTGACTCTGTGAACAGGTACACAGTGAACATCATGAAGTTGTTGCAGATCTTCATCAGACGAGCTTTCTCTTTTCCGTTCCTATTGACGGACCAATGTCATTTGCTACTTCAAAGGTCTCTGTACAGTGGTCCCTTAGATTTGAGTTCTTCACAACCCCTGCAGGAATGGACCCATCTAGGTATGTAACATGATGATTTATTGGAGTCGATTTGTGTTTACTATTACTCTTTCGATGTAGATGTGTTCACCACAAAATGTTTCAGTCTCCGATACATTATTTTGATAATATGCCTAGAAGTAGTAAGAAGATATATAACATATAAGACTTGCAAGAGAAATACAAAATATTATTCATGGATGCTCAATCCATGTATTTTTAGACGTATTAGGGGTCAAAGTTTTAAAACATTGACTACACACAAGCTATGCACAACTTATGTTTATAACCGTTAACCAGTTCCTTCAGAGATATTGTTACTTTCGTAATGTTTAGCAAGTATGTTAGAAGCGTTGTATGGTATTGGTTAAGTGTGAATATTCCGGTCGCTAGCTTTGAGTTGGCAATTCTTGtctctctttggcaggtatgagcATCCACTTCTTGTTGAGAAAAGGGAGAAGGGGGACTGGGTCCTCCCAATAACAGTTTATGCACCTCCACAGCGTAGACGAGCTACTCATGGAAGAAACGATAGATCTGTGTTAGTTGGAAATCTGTTCAACTCTTGAAGGTACGCAATGTTTAGCCACTGCTACCAGAGTATTTTTGAAGTCACTAAATTTTTTTTACTAATGCAATAATGTCCGTTATTTTCCCAACTGTATTCAAGCCACTAATCTGAATATCTAACCCTCCTCCTGTCTTCATTTCAGATTCACAAGTGGCTGCTGTTATTTGAAAATCAGTAGCAGGTTTGTATCTGTGGACCTCTGGTGAGTATTATATGTAGTTCAGCATGCACACCTGGACCCAGGCCCGTACGTGTAAAATACCTATAAAAGGATAAAGAACACATTGAGTGAGGGGAAACTTGGGTTACACAAATAGTCTGTGATGTATATAGCTCATCAACAGAGAACAGACCAGCAACTGCTGCATTTGCACTTGATTTAAGTGAGGCGGCACCGGTAGTGCAAGATACTATACCATACGAACCATTAGCGCATCCAGTGTCACCGCGACATCGAATTTGTACCTGCTCTACGGATGGACTGATTTTTTGGGGGTGCCCAATTAGGTATTTACACCCTTGCGGTTGGTTACATGTACCTGGGATATCTTCCCTGTAATTACATTGTTTTGCGGAAACCATATACAGTACTTGATTGTGCACTGTTGTCTGGGCTGCAAGATCTTGTTGTTGAGGCTGCTATCAGAGAGAACACTCCATACTTGATTGTGAAAAGATACTTTTCGAATCACAAAGTTCTGTTCCATATGTTAGCTAGGCTATCTGCAGAACTGGTGTATGCATGCGATGTCATATTCAGCTATTGCGACCTAGACGCTCGTGTTCTCTCAGAGTTGAACTTTTAGCCGTGGTCCAATCTATCTTGTTCCGTCACATAAAAGGGAAAGTTCCCTTCCGATGGCAAGTAGTGTTTCTTCGATAATAAGGAGCGCTGATTTCTTCTTTGGAGCGGTGTGCTGGAGTTGCGATGAATGTGgtgtttcccttttcattttcggtGTCGAGTGATGTTGATTCTGAGGTTTCTAGACTTCGTGCTGCTCCAAAAAAGCATGACCGAAAACTGAGAGGTCTACACCATCTACTAGACAACACGTTGTCTTCTGCTATCACACATTAATAACATCGTGCCTGGTATGATCGAGAGACGTGTGCACAAGGCACCATTCACAGGCATTCACGTCGCCGATGAGCCTGTGCACGCCTTGTCCCGTTAGGTATCCTGTCACCTTGCCACACTGATCCTTGCAGTCGCCAACTGGGCAATTGGTGATTTGTTTCGTTTTCCTGGGGCAAGTGGCCCCCTgacagaaagagagagagagagagagagagagagaccgaAAGGTGCAAAACAATCGCCGCCGTTGCTGCCGCTACTCCCAAAACCAAACCAGAACTATCGCACGACCGGGAAGTCAAGTCGGAGAGCGGTTTGGAAAATGGTGGCCTGCACCTACCTACGTCCGCAGCTGCCTGCTCCTCGGGAGGAACGCAAGAGGAAGGATCAATCATAGAACAACTTGACAAGTGTTGCATCAGCCTGTCGCCGTCCGGGTGCCGGCAACTTGCTATCCTGGACCTGGATCGGTACTTCTCGTACCTGCATCTTTAATTAGGAGTTGACACTTGGGTCTAATAAGTTGATTGGCATCATCAGCCCAGCTCACCATTGCGATATTTTCCCCTTCCCTTGGAAAAGTAGGCATGTTTAGTACCAACTCATGGTTCTATATTCTGCATTGCTAAATGCTAATACTAATAGTAGTTTATTAGCGTCCTTGTCATGTCAGGGATTCTTGAATCCTACAGGATCGAAATGTTGTTTGATTACTTATAGGAAAACCCTAGAATATTTTCAAGAGGTTGGTGCCCATGGAATTTTTCCTATGAAACGTATAGTGCCAAGGAACCTGTAGGAAAAATATGAAATCCATTGCAAAGGAATCCTAAGTGAATATAGTCATTCAGATTTGCAATTTATCCTAGCTTCTACCTTTTTTTTTTCCGAGTAGCTTCTATTATTGTTACATAGCACACACCACAAAATCGAAGGTTGTTGGAAAAAAAACATCATGTGCCTTGCTGATGTGCGCTCCATGACATCACAGCTCGAGAGCCCTAGCCACTAGGGTTAAAGAAACGTTGTTCTCTGGAGAAATTTCTCACTGATGGACCTGGATCCAACCGATACAGAGAACGTTAGTAATAAGATGTAGAGTACCCATCAGCTGTAGTTATTGTTTATCAGCGCATCTCTTTCGATAACAGAGTTGATTAGTGACACCATGCTGTTGTTGGCTGTTGGTACAGCCTCAGAGGGCAGCAACTTGTGGTCCTCAATAGTCCACTTAGTAGTTTCCAACTAATTAATCAGATAGCTTTCGGAATGTCATCGTGCTAATCAATTAGTTCACCGCCCAAAAGATTTTTCTTCTTCCTTTTTAGTTTACATACATCTTGCGCAAATGAGGGATTAAAttgttccaactagtttctacACCTATTTATCTCATAATTCCATATTCAGAAGCAAAGTTTCCTGCTTGCTTCTTTTATAAGTCTATTGCTGAGACTTATTCGATTGTCGATAACATGTTCACACCGGCTCTTTCGTAGTTTCACATATATTTTTTACTCAGAAGCCAACAGAAGAACCATCAAAACAAGAGATGTGGATAAGAACACATAACAAGGTATTTCATGTGCAATTTTTTAAATACGGTGGAAATGCATGTAGCTTTCATAATAAAATATACTGTTGCAAGTAAACAATTGCTCCTGAAATGCTCAGCAACCATCAGGAAAAGTATACTTTATCAATATGGACAACTAATTTTCAGCAACCTCTCTGTATCTGACTTCTGGAACTGCCAAAAAAGGGAATCGCTTGTACAATTTTGTCTAGCCTAACTTTCTGCTTGGCAATTGGTTGGAGACAACTGTATTAAGCCAACAACAAAACACCACCACCCAAAAGTTCTTTTTTGGACACTATGGCTGACgctagatgctttcattggacacTTGGACTTTTCAAGAGACGACTAGAAATGGAGATGGATATCCAGCAACTTGGAGAGACATGGATAATGCAGTAGATATGGGTCCAGCGTGTTTTGTCCTTGAATCAAAGCATGATTGGAAAGTGAACGCCAAAATTCTGCCGCGCGTTGTAGTCAATTTTGCCTAGATACAAAGTACTTCCCCCGTAAAAGTCCCAGTGTGCATGTATCGTCCAGCATTGCACCTAGAGAGAATTAAGGACATGAAAATGATGTGAAAAATTAAGGTGACGAGTGGTAGACTTGGAGAGAGTTCCGATGGGCACGCCCCCACTCTAGTTAACGCAGGGAGGAAGTTCTTCTACACAATTAAAGGCTGATTGTGAGATCAAAGGGTTGCTCATTGCACAAAATATCCTAGGATTTTTATTATAGGGATAAGATGCATTATGGAGGAGTACTGGATATTTCCATGGGTGGTCGGCTATGGTTTGACAAAGAACCGAATGCACAGTCAACTAAATTTGTGCACAATAACTAGGTCTGAATTTTTTTGTGACGCCCTTCAGCACGGCTATATCGGTACTTTCTGATGTACATAAGTACAAAATCCCAGATCAGCAGTATAATATGCGTGCCATTCTTCCAAGTTGAGGACAAATTAAATAGAACCTTTGGATCTTGTTTAAGATACCAGAACAAAGAATAATTGTTAAAACTAGCGAGCTAGGGATTAGCCTATGTAAGCATCGTTTTCTACCGGCGTACCTACACATCTGCATATTGATAATGCATGGCAACACACAACCGGACTAGAGAAGACTTGACCAAGAAGATTGCGATGCAAAAGAGATCCATTCCCCATCAAGGGGATAGTACATTCACACACACATATTTGTTCACATCCTTTTGCAACAAGTCAACAGAAATAAACACCCCCCGAGCACCCTATGGCAGGTATAGCCACTACAAAAACTGGACTCAACCAAATTAATGGAATCATGGACAAGGAGCTCCATCTTGTGCACACAAGAAAAATGAATTCAGCTGTCATCAACATGGTGACGATCAAGACTGATCTTGATTCAGTTAACAATATCACAGAAGGTCACCTTCAAGATAGAACAAAAACTAAGAACAATTATTCACATTTCAGAGATCAAAACATATGTAGTTACCCAAAGGGATCATTCGTTCCATGATCATTCCACCAGTGTAACTTAGATAATCACTATTTGTTGCCATGGGTGCAAGAGCTTGCACACCCCCACTACAACTATGTTCATCTAGACAGGGGGAAGAGAAAAAAGAATCCAATTCTCCCAACCAAAGTGCAAAAATCCTCACAACAACAAAAACAAAACGATCACAAAACAGCTCTAACTACCTAATTAAGCCAGATAGGGAGCGCAcatttcaccaatcaaatccatcctgGACGACCCCagaccaggaggaggctgcaggaATTCAGGGGCCATCGTTCCCTGGAAGACTTCGTCCTCCAAGAAGCTCAAGAAACCCCCAGGGTTGAGGTCCATCCACAGCTCGCCGAGGTCAAGGTCACTGCCGAAGCCGAACTCTCCTTCCTCAAGCTTCACCACCTCGCActtgatcttcttcctcctcctgttCTCCTCCTGCACCACGAAATCCTCGGCCAGCGCTGCCGTGGCGGGCAACCTCTTCTTCTGTGGCTTCTCTTCTACTGGAGATGACGGCGTCGGCGCCACGCACATCGTCCTAGCCTTGCTGTTGTTGTCCTCCACTGCAGTGGGCGGCTGCTTGT
It includes:
- the LOC127312954 gene encoding uncharacterized protein isoform X2 — its product is MSLRLPLPQGLSFFKSVGWFEDSKVDAAAKQQLSPKFKLQTDKEVYRPGDSVTATIVICSPTSLNDDAGTVSGEDIPSLLVDGLSFELKGIEKLDSQWFSVPKPLPGSKQRRGEYLFLDCSAPSLVSKVIIASGQTKTYIVRLELPKILPPSYRGISIRYIYYVRSTLSGGLIESNGDQTKGHVNSAIQLEARVPLQICVSQKSSNLLDEEGSFPLSVEQLSIFWREKDEDSEWIRANDNTDLEEGYDSSKDEVSSVSSYNPSKSNTEFPLRNSTSTHSLSSRLSTNEALYSQGEGSTFPSYSAIPRLSVSEISDDHGGGMVSPLRKLDHLHLDHPPPNGQRFSLDSDRPKDDVGLPLTPKHVEPSGSEGFMRGRSYNIRIDDQVLLRFSPKNSDSTYYFGDMIGGALTFFHGTGIRRCLEVSVTLETSETINPRVIHPSRRVSPTITKLELVCYHHPLLLHKVVKRMDRVKLPSSP
- the LOC127312953 gene encoding uncharacterized protein; translation: MGQHAYSHSSMSPSTPAAQQKESSGHHAMVPSRTTATRPAIKIIHIVAPEIIKTDAASFRDLVQRLTGRQHKQPPTAVEDNNSKARTMCVAPTPSSPVEEKPQKKRLPATAALAEDFVVQEENRRRKKIKCEVVKLEEGEFGFGSDLDLGELWMDLNPGGFLSFLEDEVFQGTMAPEFLQPPPGLGSSRMDLIGEMCAPYLA
- the LOC127312954 gene encoding uncharacterized protein isoform X1 encodes the protein MSLRLPLPQGLSFFKSVGWFEDSKVDAAAKQQLSPKFKLQTDKEVYRPGDSVTATIVICSPTSLNDDAGTVSGEDIPSLLVDGLSFELKGIEKLDSQWFSVPKPLPGSKQRRGEYLFLDCSAPSLVSKVIIASGQTKTYIVRLELPKILPPSYRGISIRYIYYVRSTLSGGLIESNGDQTKGHVNSAIQLEARVPLQICVSQKSSNLLDEEGSFPLSVEQLSIFWREKDEDSEWIRANDNTDLEEGYDSSKDEVSSVSSYNPSKSNTEFPLRNSTSTHSLSSRLSTNEALYSQGEGSTFPSYSAIPRLSVSEISDDHGGGMVSPLRKLDHLHLDHPPPNGQRFSLDSDRPKDDVGLPLTPKHVEPSGSEGFMRGRSYNIRIDDQVLLRFSPKNSDSTYYFGDMIGGALTFFHGTGIRRCLEVSVTLETSETINPRVIHPSRRVSPTITKVHSEHHEVVADLHQTSFLFSVPIDGPMSFATSKVSVQWSLRFEFFTTPAGMDPSRYEHPLLVEKREKGDWVLPITVYAPPQRRRATHGRNDRSVLVGNLFNS